From Choloepus didactylus isolate mChoDid1 chromosome 19, mChoDid1.pri, whole genome shotgun sequence, one genomic window encodes:
- the SLCO4A1 gene encoding solute carrier organic anion transporter family member 4A1 isoform X3, producing the protein MPQHRAEDRSLASLPPCIFPSSPSALENGLGCSPPSKRAFLDPLPGHGPPRPPACPPLDSCSQPLCDARAGKQGARGAPGVRYVPSEPGSPCGWWAFTPACLQAFNTPRGLLLVLCVASFLQGMTVNGLVNTVITSVERRFDLHSYQSGLIASSYDIAACLCLTFVSYFGGSGHKPRWLGCGVLLMGVGSLVFAVPHFAAGHHDVAVPQDTGTCRGNRSTICADSASGLASYQLVFMLGQFLHGFGATPLYTLGVTYLDENVKSSYAPVYIGIFYTAAILGPAAGYLLGGALLNIYTDVGRRVELATDSPQWVGAWWVGFLGAGVAALLIAVPILGYPRQLPGSQRYMAMRASETYRWKDRDPAAATDPDFGKTVRDLPLSIWLLLKNPPFVLLCLAGATEATLIASMSTFGPKFLESQFSLSASEAATLFGYLVVPAGGGGTLLGGFLVNKLRLRGQGVLKFCLLCALASLLAIFVFVTHCPNVPMAGVTTPYNGSPLPEGRLQLTATCNAACRCPPELYSPVCGSDGITYPSPCHAGCPAAATTGPDGQKVYRECSCVPQNLSSALGHATAGKCTSTCHRKPLLLVFVFVVIIFTFLSSIPALTATLRCVCDQQRSFALGIQWIVVRTLGPVWPARLLLRLPERGHEPLHARCRARV; encoded by the exons ATGCCCCAGCACCGGGCAGAGGACAGGTCCTTGGCTTCACTGCCACCGTGCATCTTCCCCAGCTCACCTTCAGCCCTGGAAAACGGACTAGGCTGCTCCCCACCCAGCAAAAGGGCATTCCTGGACCCACTGCCGGGCCATGGACCCCCACGCCCCCCTGCCTGCCCCCCGCTGGACTCCTGCAGCCAGCCGCTCTGTGACGCCCGGGCCGGGAAGCAGGGCGCCCGGGGGGCCCCCGGTGTCCGGTACGTCCCCTCGGAGCCCGGGAGCCCGTGCGGCTGGTGGGCCTTCACCCCCGCGTGCCTGCAGGCCTTCAACACGCCCAGGGGGCTCCTGCTGGTGCTGTGCGTGGCCTCCTTCCTGCAGGGCATGACGGTCAACGGCCTCGTCAACACGGTGATCACCTCCGTGGAGCGGCGCTTCGACCTGCACAGCTACCAGAGTGGGCTCATCGCCAGCTCCTACGACATCGCCGCCTGCCTGTGTCTCACCTTTGTCAGCTACTTTGGGGGCAGCGGGCACAAGCCGCGCTGGCTGGGCTGCGGCGTGCTGCTCATGGGCGTCGGCTCACTGGTGTTCGCTGTGCCCCACTTCGCCGCCGGCCACCACGATGTGGCCGTCCCCCAGGACACGGGCACCTGCCGGGGCAACCGGAGCACCATCTGCGCGGACAGCGCCTCGGGCCTGGCCAGCTACCAGCTGGTCTTCATGCTGGGCCAGTTCCTGCACGGCTTCGGCGCCACCCCGCTCTACACGCTGGGCGTCACCTACCTGGACGAGAACGTCAAGTCCAGCTACGCGCCCGTCTACATCG GCATCTTCTACACGGCAGCCATCCTGGGCCCCGCGGCCGGCTACCTGCTCGGGGGGGCCCTGCTGAACATCTACACGGACGTGGGCCGCCG GGTGGAGCTGGCCACGGACAGCCCTCAGTGGGTGGGCGCCTGGTGGGTCGGCTTCCTGGGGGCCGGGGTGGCCGCCCTCCTCATTGCCGTCCCCATCCTCGGCTACCCCCGGCAGCTGCCAG GCTCCCAGCGCTACATGGCCATGAGGGCGTCCGAGACATATCGGTGGAAGGACAGGGATCCCGCAGCGGCCACCGACCCGGACTTCGGGAAGACTGTCCGGGACCTGCCTCT CTCCATCTGGCTCCTCCTGAAGAACCCCCCGTTCGTCCTGCTCTGCCTGGCCGGGGCCACGGAGGCCACACTCATCGCCAGCATGTCCACATTCGGCCCCAAGTTCCTCGAGTCCCAGTTCAGCCTGAGTGCCTCGGAGGCTGCCACCTTGTTTG GGTACCTGGTGGTGCCGGCGGGCGGTGGCGGCACCCTCCTGGGGGGCTTCCTTGTGAACAAGCTGAGGCTCCGTGGCCAGGGCGTCCTCAAGTTCTGCCTGCTGTGCGCCCTGGCCAGCCTGCTGGCCATCTTCGTCTTCGTCACGCACTGCCCCAATGTGCCCATGGCCGGCGTGACCACCCCCTACAATGGCAG CCCCCTGCCCGAAGGCCGCCTGCAGCTGACGGCCACCTGCAACGCCGCCTGCCGCTGCCCGCCCGAGCTCTACAGCCCCGTGTGCGGCTCCGACGGCATCACCTACCCCTCACCCTGCCACGCGGGCTGCCCTGCAGCGGCCACCACGGGCCCAGATGGCCAGAAG GTGTACCGGGAATGTAGCTGCGTCCCTCAGAATTTGTCCTCTGCTCTGGGCCACGCCACCGCAGGGAAATGCACTTCGACTTGTCACAGAAAGCCCCTCCTTCTGGTTTTCGTTTTCGTTGTAATTATCTTTACATTCCTCAGCAGCATCCCTGCGCTCACGGCGACCCTGCG gtgtgtgtgtgacCAGCAGAGATCTTTTGCACTGGGGATCCAGTGGATCGTCGTGCGAACTCTAG GACCAGTGTGGCCAGCCCGGCTCCTGCTTCGTCTACCAGAACGCGGCCATGAGCCACTACATGCTCGTTGCCGGGCTCGTGTATAA